The DNA window CACCGGCGTTCAGACCGCGTTGACGCAGATCGTGCTCGAGGAGCTTCGCCTCACGAACGCCGAAGTCCGTTACGCACAAGGCGATACGCGCCTCACGCCGGACCAGGGAACGACGGCCGGCAGCAAGACGATCCAGAACGGTGGACCGCAGCTCCGCCGGGCAGCCGCGACCGCGTTCCACGCTCTGCTGGGCCTGGCCGCGCAGCACTTCGGCGTCCCGGCGACGCAGCTCGTCGCGCGCGACGGCTCGTTCTCCGCGCCTGGGAACGGCAGGCCCATCACGTACACGCAGCTGCTGGCCCGTTCCGACATCGTGCTCGCCGCCGACCCGGACGCGCCCCTCGCCGCGGCCGGCGACTACCGACTGGTCGGACAGTCCGTCGACCGGGTGGACCTGCCGGAGAAGGTGACGGCGCGGTTCACCTACCTCCAGGACGTCAGGCTCGCCGGCATGCTGCACGGTCGGGTGATCCGGCCGAACGGACGCAACGCGCGGTTCGTCTCGATCACCCCGGAGTCGCTGACCAAGGCACAGGCGATCCCGGGCTTCGTGGACGTCGTCCAGCAGGGCAACTTCGTCGGCGTCGTTGCGATGACGGAGTGGGCGGCGATCCAGGCCGCGGCCCCGGCGACCGGCATCGTCGTGGTGTGGGAGGACGGGCAGCCGCTCGTCGCGCAGGACACGTTCGACCAGGCGTTGCGCGACCCGGCCCACCACTACCGGACCGTGACCGAGGTGTCGGTCGGCGATGTCGACGCGGCGCTGAGTTCGGCGGCGGTGACGACGCAGGCGAGCTATCAGACGCCGTTCCACATGCACGCCGCGATGGGTCCGTCCTGCTCGATCGCCGACGTGCGCGCGACGCCCGACCGGAAGACGGGCGTGCAGGTGACGGTGTGGTCGGGCTCGCAGGGCGTGTACGCGTTGCGCAACACGCTCGCTGCGCTGCTGGGGCTCACGCCCGCCGCCGTGCACGTGATCTACGAGGAGGCCGCCGGCTGCTACGGGCACAACGGCGCCGACGACGTGGCGGCCGACGCCGCGCTGCTGTCGCGAGCTGCCGGCAAGCCCGTACGCGTGCAATGGAGCCGGCAGAACGAGCACGGCTGGGAACCGCTCGGCCCGGCGATGGCGCACGACCTGCGCGGCGGCGTGACCGACGGCGGCATCGTCGCCTGGGAGCACAACCTCTACACGCCGACGCACGGGTCGCGGCCGAACGGATCGCCGGGCACCGTGCTCGCGGGGCTGCTGACCGGCGCGTTGCCGGCGTCGTTGCCGACGTCCGCGGGCAACTCGGGCGGGCGGAACGCGCCGGTGACGTACGCGTTCCCGAACAACCGGCTGGTCGCGCGGCTGGTCCGGTCGTTCGAGACGGTCGGCACCACCAACCAGCCCGAAGCGCCGTTGCGCTACCGGTTCCCGCGCACGACGGCGTTGCGGTCGTTGGGCGGGTTCTCGAACACGTTCGCCAACGAGTCGTTCGTCGACGAGCTGGCGGTGGCCGGCGGGGTGGATCCGCTGGAGCTGCGGTTGCGTTCGCTCGACGACCCGCGCGCCCTCGCAGTCATGGAGGCGTTGAGGGACGTGTGGACGACGCGGCCAACGGTGGAGGGTGTCGGGGCGGGGTTGGCCTTCGCGCGGTACGAGACGGAGTTCACCTACGTCGCCGTGTACGCCGAGGTCTCGGTGGCCGCCGCGACCGGCGTGGTGCGGGTGCGACGGGTGGTGGTCGCGCACGACTGCGGGCTGGTGATCAACCCGGACGGGCTGCGGAACCAGATCGAGGGGTGCGTGATCCAGGGCATCAGCCGGACGTTGAAGGAGGAGGTCCAGCTGGACGCGCGCGGGGTGACGAGCGTGGTGTGGTCGTCGTACCCGGTGCTGCGGTTCAGCGAGGTGCCGACGATCGAGACGATCCTCATCGACCGCCCGGAGGAGCCGGCGTGGGGAGCGGGCGAGCCGGCGATCAACCCGATGCCAGCGGCGATCGCGAACGCCGTGTACGCGGCGACGGGTGCGCGGATCCGTACCCTCCCGATGACCCCGGCCCGCGTCCTCGCCGCCCTGGCCGAGCTCACGCCGTGATCATGTACGTGATCATGAAGGGAAACTGTGCGTATACGACCGGTCCGGCTTCATGATCACGTACATGATCACCGGGGCCGGGGGAGAGCGGCGGGGGAGCGGTTGAGGGCGGGCGATTTTCTCCAATCGGGGGGCGGCGTACGGCTGGCATGCTTGCCCGCATGGCAACGCAGGACGATGTGCGCCGCATCGCGCTCTCGCTGCCCGAGGTGTCGGAGGGCGACGACCGGTTCGGGTTCTCCGTGCTCACCAAGGGCAAGGCGAAGGGCATCGCGTGGGTGTGGCTGGAGCGGCTCGAGCCGAAGAAGGCGCGCGTCCCGCAGCCCGCCGTACTCGCCGTACGCACGGCCAGCGTGGGTGACCGCGACGAGCTGATCGCCGCCGAGCCGGACATCTACTTCACCGAGCCGCACTACAACGGCTACCCCGCGGTGCTCGTGAGGCTGGCTGCCATCGACGTCCACGAGCTTGAGGAGCTGCTCACCGACGCGTGGCGGTGCCAGGCCCCGAAGGCCCTGGTCAAGGCGTTCGACGCCGGCTGAGGAGACAAGCTCGCGCCATCGATATGCCATCGCCGATCCGTAAGTTCTCGGCCCATGCTGAGCTTCCTTCGTACGATCGTCGTGGTGCTCGCGCTCGGCGCCGCGGGCACCTTGGGCACCGCGTCGGCCGAGCCGGTCAGCTCCACCCCGAGACCGATCCCCGTCGTGTACGACAGCGACCTCGACTTCGACGACGCGTCCACGCTCGCGTTCCTCTGCCAGGCCCACAAGCAGCGCCGCATCGAGCTGCGCGCCGTCACCGTGGTGGACAACGGCATCGGTACGGCCGGCCGTTCGCTCACCCACGCACGCCAGATCCTCAAGCGCTGCGGGCTGCCGAACGTCCCGGTCGCCGACGGTTCGCCGAACGGTGTCCACCCCGCCCCGCCCGAGGCGCGCGAGACGTTCGAACGCGTCCTCACCGGCGCCCTCGACGACGCCGGCATCCCCTACCGGCCGGCGCCGTACACCGCCGCGCAGCTGATCGCCCGGACCGTCCTCGCCTCGCCCAGGAACGTCACGGTCCTGGCGACCGGCCCGCTCACCAACGTCGCCACCGCGCTGAGCTCCAACCCGCGCGTTCCGCAGAAGATCGCCCGCCTCTACGTCATGGGCGGCGCGTTCGACGTCGGCGGCAACCTGTTCGGCTCGACGACCGGCGGCTTCGACAACACCCAGGAGGTCAACCAGTGGATCGACCCGATCGCCGCTGACACGGTCTACGAGACGATGCCGGACGGCCGGGTACGGATCGTTCCGCTGGACGCGACGAACCATGTCCTGATCACCCAGGAGTACATCGACCGACTCGGCGCCAACGCCAAGACCGTGGAGGCCAAGCTCGTCCACTCGATCGTCACGCAGCCGGACATGCCGCCGCTGATCGAGCTGGACATCATGTTCTGGTGGGACGCGCTCGCCGCCTCCTCGATCGTCGACGACACCGTGACCTACCGGCTGCGACCCGTCGACGTCGTGCTGGAGGGCGCGTCGTCCGGACGGACGATCGACGTACCGAACGGCACACCCCAGCTGGTCGGCACGACCGCTGACGGCGCCCGCTTCGAGAACGTCTTCCGCAACGTTCTGAACGGCGGCTGACGCCCGGGCGGTACTTGACCTCGACCTAACCTGAGGTTCCAGGATCGAGGCATGACCGACTCCACGACGGCGACCGATGCCGCCCGCGCGACCAGGCGGGAGTGGATCGGCCTCGCCGTGCTGTCCGTTCCCGCGCTGCTCGCCTCACTCGAGCTCACCGTCACCCATCTCGCCCTGCCCGCCATCGGCGTGGGCCTGTCCGCGAGCAGTACGCAGCTGCTGTGGATCGTCGACATCTACGCGTTCGTCCTCGCCGGCTCGCTGATCACGATCGGCAAGCTGGGAGACTGGATCGGCCGGCGGCGGCTGTTGCTCGTCGGGGCGGCGGCGTACGGTGTCGCGTCCGCTCTCGCGGCGTACGCGCCGACGCCGGAGCTGCTGATCGCGGCGCGGGCGTTCATGGGGCTGGCCGGCGCGACGCTGATGCCGTCGACGCTGTCGCTGATCATGGTGATGTTCCGGTTGGCGCGGCAGCGGGCGGTCGCGGTGAGCGTGATCGTCGCCTCGGTGTCGGGCGGGACGGCGATCGGGCCGCTGGTCGGCGGGTGGCTGCTGGAGCGGTTCTGGTGGGGATCGGCGTTCCTGATCGGCGTGCCGGTGATGGTGCTGCTGTTGGCGTTGGGGCGGGTGCTGCTGCCGGAGCATCGGGGCGCGGCGGAGCGGCTCGACCTGGTGAGCGCCGTGCTGTCGATGGCCGCGGTGTTGCCGTTGGTGTACGGGCTGAAGCGAGTCGCGGCCGAGGGTCTCGGGCTGGTCGCAGGCGTTGCTGTCGTGGTCGGCGTGGTGTTCGGCTGGCTGTTCGTGCGCCGTCAATCGAAGCTTGACAGTCCGCTCGTGGACCTGCGGTTGTTCCGGAACCGTACGTTCAACCTGGCGGTCGGCACGCTGGTCGTCGGGATCTTCGTGCTGTGGGGGCTGAACCTGCTGGTCGCGCAGTACCTGCAGCTCGTGCAGGGGCTGTCGCCCTTGGGCGCTGGGCTGTTGACGGCGCCGTCAGCGGTGGGCGTGATCGTGGGGTCGGTGGTGGCACCGCGGCTGGCTCGTACGTTCGGCCCGAGCCGGGTCATCGGCGTGGGGTTGTTGCTGTCCGCGTTGGGGTTCGGCGTCCTGACGCAGGTGAACGGTGTGGGCCTGCTGCTCGTCGGGACCATTACGGTGTCGGCGGGGCTGGGGCCGATGATGGCGCTCGCGACGGACCTCGTGATCGGCGCGGCGCCTCCTTCTCGAGCGGGCATGGCGGCTGCGATCTCGTCCACGGCACCGCAGCTCGGCGGGGCGCTCGGCATCGCGGCGTTGGGCAGCGTGGTCGTCGCGGTCTACCGGAACGGGATGTCGTCGGTCGACGTGTCCGCCGCGGCAAGGGACAGCCTCGCCAGCGCCGTGGCCTCCGGGCTCTCCAACGACGCACTGGCGACGGCGCGCGAGTCGTTCGTCGCGGGCTTCCACCTGGTCGCCGTGATCAGTGCGGCGCTCATGGCACTGACGGCGGTGGTGGTGTCGCGGGCTCCCAGGTGATCCGTTCCCAGACGTCCTGGTCGCCGATCCAGGTCTGGTACTCGTCGAGGGTGCGGACGCCCTCGTTCAGCACCGCGCGGTAGAGCCAGTGGCCGTGGGCACGGATGCCCACGGCCAGGCCCGCTTCCTTGATGGCGAGGATCGTGTCGCGATGCTCCTCGGTCAGCGCGCGCTTGATCCGTTCCTGCCGGCCCCGAGTCTCGGCGGCCGCGCGGCCCCGGAACAGCCACATGTCGACCGTCCAGACCTCGTCCGCGTGCACGTACTCGAGCTTCCAGTAGAGGCCGTCCTCGCGCCCGTCGCGGAAGTCTCGGTAGCGCATCCCTTGCAGGCTTGGAAGTTCGGCGAGCGCGCTCACGATCGCGAAGCCCTCGGCGACGCCGGCGGTCTCGGAGTGGATCTCCAGGTCGATGTCCGGACGTACGACGAGCTCCATCCCCACCGATCCGCACACGACCACCTCGCCGTGCGGGCGCCAGCGGTCGAGCAACGCGAGGTCGTCGAGGATCTGGTGCGCGATCGCCAACCGTTCCGCCGCCCTCGCCACCCGTGTCATGTGGGCAGACTAGCGACGCCTTGCAGGCAGGGCGGTGGCCACGACGAAGACCGCGAACAGTGCGAGCAGCAGGATCCAGCGCGGGTCGCTCAGCATCAGGTCGCGCCCGGCCTGGGCGCGGTCGGTCGCCGTGAGCACCTGGGAAGAGTGGTCGGCGTCGGCCCAGCCCAGTCGCGCCGGGACGAAGGCGACGTACGTCCACAGCCGCATCGCGAAGTACGCGGTCACCGTGCCGACGATGAGCACCCGCCGTACGCCCGGGCGCCAGCCCATCACGAGTACGACGGGGACGATCAGCAGCTCCAGCGCGCTGTTGACCGCGATGTAGTAGGGAATCGAGGGCAGGAACGTGCTCTCCAGCGTCTCGCCCGTCACGGACGAGCTCGCCAACGTGCCGTCGAGCAGCAGGATCGCCATCAGCCCGCCGCACCCGGCGAACGCGAAGCCGATCGCGCCGAGCCCGACGAAGCCGTCCTCCAGCCAGACCCCGACGGGCTTCGACCGGAGCCAGCTGGCGAGCAGCCCGAGGACCACTCCCCACGCGGCGCCCGCGGCGAGCGCGGCGGGCATGGGCATGAACTCGGAGAGATTGAACAGTCCGGTGACGACGGTCGAGAAGACGACGGTCAACAGGATCGGGGTCATGTATCTAGTTGAGCAGATCGCTGCTTTGAGCAGCTAGTGTTCTGTGCAGCGACCAGGGAGAAGTCGGGGGATACCCCTACGCGTCGCGTCTGCTGCCATGCGCGCGACCCGTCGCGCGCAGCGCCTCGGTCTCCTCCACCGCGTGCTTGCGGCCGAGTCGCAGGAACTCGACCAGGAAGCGCAGCTGTTCGGAGTCGTAGCCGTCGAGCTGCTCGCCCCACCGTTCGCCCATCGCCTCGAAGTATCGCGCCACGTCGGCGACCCGCTCCGGGACCACTCGCAGCACGACGCGCCGCCGGTCGTCGGGATCGGGCTCGCGGACGACGAATCCGCGCTGCTCGAGCCGGTCCACCAGGCGCGTCGTCGCCCCGGTCGTCATCCCCATCAGGTCGGCGAGCCGGCGTACGCCGATCGGGGCGAACTCCACCAGCGCGCCGATCGCGTGCACGTCGGTGAGCGGCATGCGCAGCTGGTCCGCGATCGCGATCTGGAACCGGACGGCGGCGGAGATGTACCACGGCATCTCCCGCAGCAGCACCTGCCGCAGGTCGTCGCCGTCGTCGTCCGCCATGCGGACCAACGGTAGTCACCCGGGCGAAACCCCGCCGCGAGCGACTGGTTGCCGTCACGATGGTCCGGTACGGCACGTATGCTCGTGGCCCCGTCCGCCCGTCCCGTAAGGAACCGAGAGGGTTCATGACAGCCAAACCCGCAGCCGTGATCGTCCTCGCCGCAGGTGAAGGCAAGCGGATGAAGTCGCGCACGCCGAAGGTGCTGCACGAGATCGGCGGCCGCCCGCTCGTCGGGCACGTCGCCCGCGCCGGCCTGGCCCTTTCGCCGGAGCATCTCGTGGTGGTCGTCGGCAACGGTCGCGACCGGGTGATCGCGTACCTGGCCGACCTCGACCCCGCGATCCGGCCGGTCGTACAGGAGGAGCAGAACGGGACGGGCCACGCGACGCGGATCGCGCTCGACGAGCTGCCTCAGCTCTCGGGGACGGTGATCGTCGCGACCGGCGACACCCCGTTGCTCACCGCCGAGACGCTGCGGCAGCTGGCCGAGACGCACGCCGGCACCGAGGCCGCGGCGACCGTACTCACCGCGGTGGTCGACGACCCGACCGGGTACGGGCGCGTGCTCCGCGACTCCGACGGCGCTGTCCTGGCGATCGTCGAGCATCGCGACGCCACCGAGGAGCAGCGCGCGATCGCCGAGATCAACTCCGGCATCTGGGCGTTCGACGCTCAGCTGCTCGTCGACGCGCTCGGCCGGCTGAAGTCCGACAACGCGCAGGGCGAGGAGTACGTCACCGACGTGCTCGGCCTGCTCCGCGAGGAGGGGCACCGGGTCAGCGCCGCGATGGTCGGCGACCCGCGCGAGGTGCTCGGCGTCAACAACCGCGTGCAGCTCGCCGAGCTGGGGCGGATCATGAACGACCGTGTGCTCACCGGCTGGATGATGGAGGGCGTCACGGTCGTCGACCCGGCGACGACGTGGGTCGACGACACCGTCACGCTCGCCCGCGACGTGGTCCTGCAGCCGGGGACGATCCTGCGCGGCGCCACGTCGGTCGGCGAGGGCGCTTCGGTCGGCCCGGACACCACGCTGACCTCCGTCGTCGTCGGCGCGGAGGCTTCTGTGGTCCGTACGCACGGCGAGGGCGCGTTTGTCGGCGTCGGTGCCTCGGTCGGGCCGTTCGCGTACCTGCGGCCCGGGACCCGGCTCGGCGACGGCGGCAAGATCGGCACGTTCGTCGAGACGAAGAACGCCGAGATCGGCCCGGGCGCGAAGGTGCCGCACCTCACCTACGCCGGCGACACCACCATCGGCGCCGGCGCGAACATCGGCGCGGGCACGATCTTCGCCAACTACGACGGCGTCCACAAGAACCACACCGACGTCGGCGAGCACTCGTTCGTCGGGTCCAACTCGGTGCTGGTCGCGCCCGTGTCGATCGCGGACGGCTCGTACGTCGCCGCCGGCTCGACCGTCGCGAAGAGCGTGTCGCCTGGCGAACTCGCCGTGGCCCGTGGCCAGCAGCGGAACATCGCCGGCTGGGTGGCGCGCAAGCGAGCTGGGACGAAGACCGCTGCGGCAGCCGAGCGCGCTGCCGAGGCCGACTCGGCCGGCGACGCTTAGGTCCCCGCTCGTTGGATGAAGGGCACCTTCATCCAAAGCTCCTCGAGTGAGGGGACCCTCCGCCCTTCGCGAAAGTGTGGGGTTCTGGTCGCGACACGCCGGCGTGTCGCGACCAGAACCCCACAGTTTGATGGGACATGGTGGATGGGCCGGGCTATGGGATGAAGGTGCCCTTCATCCAATGCGCAGCGGGGCCCGCCGACGCCTGTCCGTGATCATGAGCGTGATCATGAAGGTAAACCCGTCGTATATGACCGGTTCGGCTTCACGATCATCATCATGATCACGGGCGTTGAGGGCGCGCTTGGTGGAGGGGACTGGTTCGGCCTCTTGGCGGAGCTCTCTGGCTTTTGGCGCTGTCTTGGTGCGGTGTTCTTTGCAGGCTGTCCGGGGTTGGTGCTGTCCGTGGGCTGTTGCGGCGGTCGATGGTGGTGGCCGGTCCGGGGCGCGTCAAGGGCGGCGCTTCGCGCAGTTTGGCAAACGACGTCGCTTCGCGACCGCGGAGCGGCCCTTGACTCGCCCCGGCCCGGCCACCCGTTTTTTACGCGCCGCCCCTGCCCCGGGAACGGGTGCCCGGGCTAGGCCTGTTTTCGGTTCCGGTCTGCTGCCGTGTCGCGGTCTCTTGTGGACCCTTGGTCTCTTGTGGTGGCGATGACGCCGGGGCCTTCCGTCGCCGCCCCCGTTTTGAATGAAGGGCACCTTCATTCAATAGGTTCGAATGAAGGTGCCCTTCATCAAAACCGCCTCCGCGCTGGGCGCTGCTGGCGAGGTGGCCGGTGAAGGTCAGGTGGCTCAGAGTTGGCCAAAGCATGGACCGCCTGGTGACTGAGGCGCCTTCTGTCGATCAACCTTGCTTGCATATGCTGCCCATAGGCAGGGGCGAGCGTCGCTCGCGGTTGGTCGAGGGAGGAGCGCCCAGTGACCGGTCTGAAGCGCACGACTCAGAAGAACTTGATGCTGTTCTCGGGTCGTGCACACG is part of the Tenggerimyces flavus genome and encodes:
- a CDS encoding xanthine dehydrogenase family protein molybdopterin-binding subunit, producing MRTAELTRRGFLAGAGTLAVSFAFAPTANAAPGRGIQIDDTTLAWLLLDRHGISIHSGKVELGTGVQTALTQIVLEELRLTNAEVRYAQGDTRLTPDQGTTAGSKTIQNGGPQLRRAAATAFHALLGLAAQHFGVPATQLVARDGSFSAPGNGRPITYTQLLARSDIVLAADPDAPLAAAGDYRLVGQSVDRVDLPEKVTARFTYLQDVRLAGMLHGRVIRPNGRNARFVSITPESLTKAQAIPGFVDVVQQGNFVGVVAMTEWAAIQAAAPATGIVVVWEDGQPLVAQDTFDQALRDPAHHYRTVTEVSVGDVDAALSSAAVTTQASYQTPFHMHAAMGPSCSIADVRATPDRKTGVQVTVWSGSQGVYALRNTLAALLGLTPAAVHVIYEEAAGCYGHNGADDVAADAALLSRAAGKPVRVQWSRQNEHGWEPLGPAMAHDLRGGVTDGGIVAWEHNLYTPTHGSRPNGSPGTVLAGLLTGALPASLPTSAGNSGGRNAPVTYAFPNNRLVARLVRSFETVGTTNQPEAPLRYRFPRTTALRSLGGFSNTFANESFVDELAVAGGVDPLELRLRSLDDPRALAVMEALRDVWTTRPTVEGVGAGLAFARYETEFTYVAVYAEVSVAAATGVVRVRRVVVAHDCGLVINPDGLRNQIEGCVIQGISRTLKEEVQLDARGVTSVVWSSYPVLRFSEVPTIETILIDRPEEPAWGAGEPAINPMPAAIANAVYAATGARIRTLPMTPARVLAALAELTP
- a CDS encoding MmcQ/YjbR family DNA-binding protein, encoding MATQDDVRRIALSLPEVSEGDDRFGFSVLTKGKAKGIAWVWLERLEPKKARVPQPAVLAVRTASVGDRDELIAAEPDIYFTEPHYNGYPAVLVRLAAIDVHELEELLTDAWRCQAPKALVKAFDAG
- a CDS encoding nucleoside hydrolase, which encodes MLSFLRTIVVVLALGAAGTLGTASAEPVSSTPRPIPVVYDSDLDFDDASTLAFLCQAHKQRRIELRAVTVVDNGIGTAGRSLTHARQILKRCGLPNVPVADGSPNGVHPAPPEARETFERVLTGALDDAGIPYRPAPYTAAQLIARTVLASPRNVTVLATGPLTNVATALSSNPRVPQKIARLYVMGGAFDVGGNLFGSTTGGFDNTQEVNQWIDPIAADTVYETMPDGRVRIVPLDATNHVLITQEYIDRLGANAKTVEAKLVHSIVTQPDMPPLIELDIMFWWDALAASSIVDDTVTYRLRPVDVVLEGASSGRTIDVPNGTPQLVGTTADGARFENVFRNVLNGG
- a CDS encoding MFS transporter translates to MTDSTTATDAARATRREWIGLAVLSVPALLASLELTVTHLALPAIGVGLSASSTQLLWIVDIYAFVLAGSLITIGKLGDWIGRRRLLLVGAAAYGVASALAAYAPTPELLIAARAFMGLAGATLMPSTLSLIMVMFRLARQRAVAVSVIVASVSGGTAIGPLVGGWLLERFWWGSAFLIGVPVMVLLLALGRVLLPEHRGAAERLDLVSAVLSMAAVLPLVYGLKRVAAEGLGLVAGVAVVVGVVFGWLFVRRQSKLDSPLVDLRLFRNRTFNLAVGTLVVGIFVLWGLNLLVAQYLQLVQGLSPLGAGLLTAPSAVGVIVGSVVAPRLARTFGPSRVIGVGLLLSALGFGVLTQVNGVGLLLVGTITVSAGLGPMMALATDLVIGAAPPSRAGMAAAISSTAPQLGGALGIAALGSVVVAVYRNGMSSVDVSAAARDSLASAVASGLSNDALATARESFVAGFHLVAVISAALMALTAVVVSRAPR
- a CDS encoding MarR family winged helix-turn-helix transcriptional regulator, which produces MADDDGDDLRQVLLREMPWYISAAVRFQIAIADQLRMPLTDVHAIGALVEFAPIGVRRLADLMGMTTGATTRLVDRLEQRGFVVREPDPDDRRRVVLRVVPERVADVARYFEAMGERWGEQLDGYDSEQLRFLVEFLRLGRKHAVEETEALRATGRAHGSRRDA
- the glmU gene encoding bifunctional UDP-N-acetylglucosamine diphosphorylase/glucosamine-1-phosphate N-acetyltransferase GlmU, which gives rise to MTAKPAAVIVLAAGEGKRMKSRTPKVLHEIGGRPLVGHVARAGLALSPEHLVVVVGNGRDRVIAYLADLDPAIRPVVQEEQNGTGHATRIALDELPQLSGTVIVATGDTPLLTAETLRQLAETHAGTEAAATVLTAVVDDPTGYGRVLRDSDGAVLAIVEHRDATEEQRAIAEINSGIWAFDAQLLVDALGRLKSDNAQGEEYVTDVLGLLREEGHRVSAAMVGDPREVLGVNNRVQLAELGRIMNDRVLTGWMMEGVTVVDPATTWVDDTVTLARDVVLQPGTILRGATSVGEGASVGPDTTLTSVVVGAEASVVRTHGEGAFVGVGASVGPFAYLRPGTRLGDGGKIGTFVETKNAEIGPGAKVPHLTYAGDTTIGAGANIGAGTIFANYDGVHKNHTDVGEHSFVGSNSVLVAPVSIADGSYVAAGSTVAKSVSPGELAVARGQQRNIAGWVARKRAGTKTAAAAERAAEADSAGDA